The nucleotide window GCAGTTGCACATATTACACTTTTAGCAACTCAAATCGTTATTCAGGCAACTTTCatctctctaatttttttttttttttaaataactgAGACTATTGTAAGTTCAAAATATCTAAATCACAAACACTGCTGATTACTAGATGTCCTATACGGCACTGTATTTGGCTATATCCTATACAGCTGATGGTTTCTTCATAATATTTTTCATAAGAATAGTTGCCGGTGCAATGCAGTCGTGCATATTTGAAATAATGTAAAATTTGTCTTCTCTTAaaaacagaggaggaagaaaagaaaaacaaaagagaaaacagAGAAAAGGATATCGAGTCATACCTTGGAATATGCCTCCAGTAGTCGTAGAATAAATCTATGAAAGAAGACTGTCCCCATCAACCGCCCTTGGATAAGCTTAGGTCAGAAATGTTGGAATGCGAGACTCACCAACTAATTTTCCTAAAGCCATCCACAGCATCTCCCTCACACAGTTTGCAGGAGGTGGTTTAAGCATTAAGAATATCTATCTACCTCAATTTCGAATAAGAACATAACGGACCTAATATAAGTGATTTCAGCATCGAATAAAGGGTTTGTCTCCCATGATGATCAATCGTGTAAAATCAACCTTAAAAACCAATCTAGAAAACTCATTATTGTGATTTGTGACGACATCATGGTTCAGACTTTTATAGCCTAATTAAGTAATTATTAATCAAAGCGATTTCAACTAAGACAAGCTGGTTTTCTTTTGAATCAAAACAAGGCCAACCTTTCATATCTGATCCCTAAATGTTTTGAACCAAACCCAAGTCAATGAATACACCATAGATTTGattccaggaaaaaaaaaatgccacgaaatgagatatatatatacaatgaCAAACCTTTTGAACAATCTAATATACAttagcaaacaaaacaaaacaaacaagacCAGATTCAAAGTATGATACAAAAGTTTACCTATTTCCTACCAAACCCTTGAATTAGTGTTCCTATTAAAATCCCACAAGCGCtttgcctcttcttcttcaccggCGGCGGAGGCGGTGTTCCCTAATTGAACAGGTGTCCGGCAAATGGGACAAACCGAAACCTTAACGAGCCACGTGTCGAGGCACCTCCTATGGAACAGGTGACCACATGCAGGGAGTTTCCGGCACCACTGGCCTTCCCGAAACGCGTCCAGGCAGACGACGCAGTCGGACGACGACGCCGTTTGGTTTTGGGTTCGGAAGCGGAACTGAGGGAGGGTCTTGAAGTGTCTGGGGGAGAACCCAGATGAGGGGAGGTCGATTTGGGTGCGGCGACGGTGGAGAGCGCCGGCGGagaggatgaggaagaggaggaaggcGACGAAgccgaggaggaggaagaagattgaGGTTATGAAGGTCATTATGAGGGCTTTGAGGATTGAAGATAGGAGCTTGGGATTGCGTTTTGGTTGCGGTGGTTGatcatggtggtggtggtggtggtggtggtgaggaTGAGGAGGCATGGTGGGGTTTGATCCCAGCTTTGGTAAATGAAAATTTAGAGATCAAAGGATTGACTATGACTATAAAAGAGGGAGAGGAAGATGGATAGGCTAAATTAGAAAGCTCGCAGAATCTGGGCTCGATTTTGGATTAACAAGTGGACAGCTCTATATACCAATTGTTGGACTTGGAAACTGCTAACACCAAGtgaagaatcaaagaaaagTCCTTGAGTGTGGTCTTCGAAGAACGGTTAGCCCAAGGTTGACGTGGCCCAAGAAGGTGGGTATATGTATTCGAATTAGAGTTAATTCGATTCAAGTcatttttgttatataaaaattaGATTTAGTCCGCGcatattttcttattaattgcggtctatttgtttttttaatagTCCAATTTGCCCTTAGAACCAAATAAGGTAtataatttcaaattcactaattAGATCACAATTTcagctcaattttaaattttaaattcaaattccaaaatttacaattcatcaataaataattttcagacaaagaagactaaatgcattcatataaactcaatatacctaagatgtaggtctaatacttatatacctacattataggatgaaaaacattagaacaaaaattcaaacattattGCTTCATTTGTATCTATATAGTAGGTATTTAAAGTTATATCGTAGAGATTTAATCTACCTAGACATACGAAGCAgggaaaaaaaacatagaatataAATCAAAATgtacaaatatgtatatatagaattTATACCTAATTAAAAGAGAAAATGTATGAAAGAGAAAATGTGAGACAATGATGGAACcttagatatagagatatagagaaacttgatttttttttttaaacttgtgaAATCTTACCTATAAATAAGGCATGAAAATGTGAAATAAAAGTGTCTAATCAAATTCTAGGACAAATCATACCTATAACACCATAATCGATTCTATATTAAAGGTAAGCAAAAACTTCTTACCAAATCTATAATAAAGGTAGCTGCGAATTCTCTCTAATCTTGGATCAACAATACTGTAAATGTCTCCTTGCGCAAGCATAGAAGCAACCCATTGACTAATGTGAATTCTCTCTACAGTTCTTGATATAACAGGTCGGTTTGTGATAATTTCCAACAACACAATCccaaagctataaacatcaCTTTTCTCATTTAACCTGCTTGTTAGGTAGTACCTGCAGCAAAGCCAAACCATGCAACTCGAATCACAATGATCTCGCAAAATTACAACGTTGGATTGaagtttgaaaaataaagatttgaaAAATAATGATGATcagtaaactaaaattaatctaGAAGTACTACTTACTCAAGGTCAAGGTACCCGGGAGTACCAGCAACGCCAATTGTTATATGAGTCACAAGGTCTGTATGGAAATTTCTGGATAGGCCAAAATCAGATACTTTGGCTTGGAAGTTTTCAGTCAGCAAGATGTTTGCTGATTTCACATCCCTGTGAATTATAGTGGCTTACCACCATAATGCAGATACTCCAATCCTGCATTTCAAAATTCATCACAAAAACTTTCAACAAAAAGAGGTAAAAACATGGACCAAAATCATTAAGTTGCTGACCTTGTGCAGAGTCTACTGCTATTCGAAGTCTGTCTTCCCAACCCAAAGTAGTGGAACTGTCATCTAAATCCATGGTAAGGTATGATCATTTTATATagggtgtagaaaaatgatGGTAAGGTATGTAAAATGATCataagttataattttttttaatgacgatGAATCAATTAAGAGTATTGTTGTGCTGATGACATATTATAATTGATATAGTTTTTATGAATACCAAATTGattgaaaaacaacattaaCTCTCAATTTATTGATACAtaaattattgattgttttgagtaATATTGTGCTGGGTAAATTTGGTATGTGAAAAAGTAGAAGTTGACTCATCATGCTAATATAGGAAAGTAAGCTGATGTGGATGCTTAGTCactggaccgcaattaacaaaacTTTTCGTCCGGATTACAATCAAAACAGGTCATGGTTTTTAGACTTATAACTAATTAACTCTTAGAATTAGGACTCACACTGTGAGCGATATCTTAGGCCGTGTCTGGTAACGTTTTACATCATGGTTTTTCGgaagggagaggatcctctcctgagctaaACTCTCTGCTGAGCTACCTGAGCTTTGAAGGAGATGATGACACGTGTATATTATTAGATCCAATGGTCTACAACAATCCTGGCTTtactttttcaattttcttctctctctctccactgtTCCTCTTCTTTCGCTCTTGGTCTActctctgttcttttttttttgtcatctcCGACTCAGACGAAGATGTTTCCAGCCTCCTCGACTCAAACGAAGACGTTTCCAACCCTACGTGGATCCAGACTGGGATCCCCCAACTCCCCCGCCCCTATATTCGCCTCGAGAAGGGGATCGTTCTGAAATGGAGAGCTGAGTTCGGCAAAACCATCAGGACCTGCGTCATCCTCTGGGAAAAGTGGGTTTGGTGAAAATTGAAGAGAACATGCTGATGGCAAAATGAAATTCAGATATTAGTCTAGAACCCATCAATGGAACACCTAGCCCCAAATTGAACCCATCAATTGAATCCCAACCTCAAGTTCAACCAACCAACAGAATTCAATCTCAAATTGAATACTAAATAT belongs to Rosa chinensis cultivar Old Blush chromosome 4, RchiOBHm-V2, whole genome shotgun sequence and includes:
- the LOC112197813 gene encoding RING-H2 finger protein ATL56, giving the protein MPPHPHHHHHHHHHDQPPQPKRNPKLLSSILKALIMTFITSIFFLLLGFVAFLLFLILSAGALHRRRTQIDLPSSGFSPRHFKTLPQFRFRTQNQTASSSDCVVCLDAFREGQWCRKLPACGHLFHRRCLDTWLVKVSVCPICRTPVQLGNTASAAGEEEEAKRLWDFNRNTNSRVW